In the Colletotrichum lupini chromosome 1, complete sequence genome, one interval contains:
- a CDS encoding pentafunctional AROM polypeptide, with the protein MGLVNGSDSGSGPTRITILGKDDIVVDHGIWLDFVTQDLLHHLKSSTYVLVTDTNLFDTYVPPFRKVFEAAAPASARLLTYAIPPGEASKSRQTKADIEDWMLLQKCTRDTVIIALGGGVIGDMIGYVAATFMRGIRFVQVPTTLLSMVDSSIGGKTAIDTPMGKNLIGAFWQPFRIYIDLSFLETLPAREFINGMAEVIKTAAIWSEDEFTALETNAPAILAAVKSQGEKRLSPIRDILKRIVLGSASVKAEVVSSDEREGGLRNLLNFGHSIGHAYEALLTPQLLHGEAVAIGMVKEAELARFLGVLRPGAVARLVKCIASYELPTSVHDKKVIKLTAGKKCPVDVLLEKMAVDKKNDGAKKKIVLLSAIGKTHEQKASVVQDHVIRVVLSSATQVIPGMPKSHSTIVTPPGSKSISNRALVLAALGQGTCRITNLLHSDDTEYMLSAIAQLGGATYAWEDAGEVLAVKGKGGELNASKEALYLGNAGTASRFLTTVVALCAPSGVSSTVLTGNARMKVRPIGPLVDALRANGLGIKYLGQEKSLPLQVDAAKGFEGGVIELAATISSQYVSSILMAAPYAKNPVTLRLVGGKPISQFYIDMTVSMMRTFGVNVTKSTTELNTYHIPKAVYQNPAEYVVESDASSATYPLAIAAITGTTCTVPNIGSESLQGDSRFAVDVLRPMGCTVEQTGTSTTVTGPSIGGLKAIEHVDMEPMTDAFLTASVLAAAASGTTKISGIANQRVKECNRIGAMREQLAKFGVETDEFDDGIIVTGRAVQGLQQPTESIYCYDDHRVAMSFSVLSVVSPEPVTILERECTGKTWPGWWDTMSQFFNIELDGIDEQPKSVATGLPTRCRKDKSVVIIGMRGAGKTTAGRWMAATLKRPFIDLDEELERRSGMTIPEMIRGSKGWTGFRSDELELLRDVLEKQSHGYIFSCGGGIVETPEARKLLIAHCQNNGTVLLVHRNTKEVVDYLLQDKSRPAYREDIEDVYWRRKPFFEQCSNFEYFSPHPPGTLATREPPLDFRRFVNVLCGEQVQVNKALAKNPSFFVSLTIPEVASALTLIPAVVVGSDAVELRVDLLQDYSEEFVAHQVALLRSVADVPIIFTLRTLSQGGKFSDDAHDQALGLYQKAIRMGVEFIDVEMTLPERVIRAVVENKGPARIIASHHDPQGNLSWKNGSWIPFYNKALQWGDVIKLVGVAKRIEDNYDLAQFKLEMLSSHKIPIIALNMGQAGKLSRVLNGCLTPVSHPSLPFKAAPGQLSAAEIRQALALLGDINPQTYYLFGSPIAASRSPALHNTLFDLVGLPHHYLRKETTDAADVRELIRAPDFGGASVTIPLKLDIMKEIDEVSEAARIIGAVNTIIPVSTSGDTAKLIGDNTDWSGMVHSLQSAGVSSQSTEDVESSAIVIGSGGTTRAAIFALHALGFGPIYALARNSGNLEALKASFPSDYRIEALKNASEVPALASSPTVMISTIPADKPVDPSLRETLMAVLRQDTTVDRKRVLLEMAYQPRHTPLMQLAEDAGWETIPGLEVLSAQGWYQVSEFPEMDGYHPSLPDCSRSRLGRGSGVGWLGHAAGPDH; encoded by the exons ATGGGCTTGGTCAATGGCTCAGATTCGGGCTCAGGCCCGACCCGGATCACGATCCTGGGCAAAGACGACATTGTCGTCGACCACGGTATCTGGCTTGACTTCGTGACTCAGGATCTCCTCCATCATCTCAAATCATCGACCTACGTCCTTGTAACCGACACGAACCTCTTCGATACTTATGTCCCGCCTTTTCGAAAGGTCTTTGAAGCCGCCGCGCCTGCTTCGGCAAGACTGCTCACGTATGCAATCCCGCCTGGCGAAGCTTCAAAGAGCCGCCAGACCAAGGCGGACATTGAAGATTGGATGTTGTTGCAAAAATGCACGAGGGACACGGTCATCATTGCTCTAGGCGGCGGTGTCATTGGCGACATGATCGGCTATGTCGCTGCCACTTTCATGCGGGGCATTCGCTTTGTACAGGTGCCGACGACGCTGTTGTCTATGGTTGACTCATCCATTGGTGGCAAGACTGCCATCGACACCCCGATGGGCAAGAACCTCATCGGTGCTTTCTGGCAACCGTTCCGTATTTATATCGACCTGAGCTTCCTCGAGACGCTGCCAGCGCGGGAGTTCATCAATGGCATGGCCGAGGTCATCAAGACGGCCGCCATCTGGAGCGAGGACGAGTTTACCGCACTCGAGACCAACGCACCCGCCATACTGGCTGCTGTCAAGTCCCAGGGGGAAAAGAGACTTTCACCCATTCGAGACATTCTCAAGCGAATTGTCCTTGGCTCTGCTTCAGTCAAAGCTGAAGTTGTCTCCAGCGATGAAAGAGAAGGTGGCTTGAGAAATCTGCTCAACTTCGGCCATTCTATCGGTCACGCCTACGAAGCCCTGTTGACACCTCAGCTTCTTCATGGAGAGGCTGTCGCCATTGGCATGGTCAAGGAGGCAGAACTGGCCCGCTTCCTTGGCGTACTTCGTCCTGGCGCTGTAGCACGACTTGTCAAGTGCATTGCGAGCTACGAGCTTCCCACCTCGGTACACGACAAGAAGGTTATTAAGCTGACAGCAGGCAAAAAGTGCCCCGTTGACGTGTTGTTGGAGAAGATGGCGGTTGACAAGAAGAATGATGGAGCCAAGAAGAAGATTGTGCTCCTCTCCGCGATCGGAAAAACCCACGAACAAAAAGCCAGCGTAGTCCAAGACCACGTCATCAGGGTAGTCCTATCATCGGCAACTCAGGTCATACCTGGCATGCCGAAGTCTCACAGCACCATAGTCACCCCCCCCGGCTCCAAGTCTATTTCCAACCGTGCCCTTGTTCTCGCTGCTCTCGGGCAGGGAACGTGCCGGATCACGAACCTGCTGCATTCTGACGATACAGAGTACATGTTGTCAGCCATTGCTCAGCTTGGGGGAGCAACATACGCTTGGGAAGATGCCGGGGAGGTGCTAGCTGTCAAAGGCAAAGGCGGCGAGCTCAATGCTAGCAAAGAGGCGCTGTACCTTGGCAACGCTGGTACCGCATCCCGATTCTTGACGACTGTTGTGGCTCTTTGTGCGCCGTCTGGAGTGTCTTCCACAGTACTTACCGGCAACGCTCGCATGAAAGTTCGTCCAATTGGTCCTCTGGTCGATGCTCTCAGGGCCAATGGGTTGGGAATCAAATACCTCGGGCAAGAGAAGAGTCTTCCTCTCCAGGTGGATGCTGCCAAGGGCTTCGAGGGCGGTGTCATAGAATTGGCCGCTACTATCTCATCGCAGTATGTGTCGTCAATTCTCATGGCTGCACCTTACGCGAAAAACCCAGTCACCCTTCGACTCGTAGGCGGAAAGCCCATATCACAGTTTTACATTGATATGACCGTCTCGATGATGCGGACCTTCGGCGTAAACGTCACGAAATCGACAACGGAGCTCAATACCTACCACATCCCGAAGGCAGTGTACCAAAACCCAGCCGAGTACGTCGTGGAGAGCGACGCCAGTTCCGCTACCTACCCTCTGGCTATTGCAGCCATTACCGGCACCACTTGTACTGTGCCCAACATTGGCTCAGAGTCACTTCAGGGCGACTCTAGGTTTGCTGTTGACGTGCTGAGACCTATGGGATGCACGGTTGAGCAGACTGGAACTTCGACGACTGTCACAGGCCCGTCCATTGGCGGTCTCAAAGCGATTGAGCATGTCGATATGGAACCTATGACAGACGCTTTCCTCACAGCCTCCGTCTTAGCAGCTGCGGCATCCGGAACAACCAAGATCAGCGGCATCGCCAATCAACGCGTGAAAGAATGCAATCGTATCGGGGCAATGCGCGAGCAACTAGCCAAGTTTGGCGTTGAGACTGACGAATTTGACGACGGCATCATCGTCACCGGCCGCGCTGTGCAGGGGCTCCAGCAGCCTACCGAAAGCATTTATTGCTACGACGATCACCGCGTCGCCATGAGCTTCAGCGTTCTTTCAGTGGTATCCCCCGAGCCTGTGACGATTCTTGAGAGGGAATGCACTGGCAAGACATGGCCAGGGTGGTGGGACACCATGTCGCAGTTCTTCAACATTGAGCTTGACGGCATTGACGAGCAACCCAAGTCAGTGGCTACGGGACTTCCCACGAGATGTCGTAAGGATAAGTCTGTTGTCATCATTGGTATGCGTGGCGCAGGCAAGACGACTGCGGGAAGATGGATGGCCGCGACGCTCAAGAGGCCTTTTATCGATTTGGATGAAGAGCTGGAACGGCGGTCAGGCATGACAATTCCGGAGATGATCAGAGGTTCCAAAGGATGGACAGGCTTCAGAAGCGACGAGCTTGAGCTTCTCCGGGATGTCCTGGAGAAACAGAGCCACGGGTATATTTTCTCATGTGGCGGCGGCATTGTAGAGACTCCTGAAGCTCGGAAACTGCTCATCGCCCACTGCCAGAACAACGGCACTGTGTTACTCGTCCACCGTAATACCAAGGAAGTCGTCGACTACCTTCTGCAGGACAAATCAAGACCGGCCTACAGAGAAGACATTGAAGATGTCTACTGGCGCCGGAAGCCCTTCTTCGAGCAGTGCAGCAACTTTGAGTACTTCAGCCCTCATCCCCCAGGAACGTTGGCTACACGGGAGCCGCCGCTAGACTTCCGCCGCTTCGTCAATGTTTTGTGCGGAGAGCAGGTACAAGTCAATAAGGCACTGGCGAAGAATCCCAGTTTCTTTGTTTCCCTCACGATACCAGAGGTTGCGTCAGCTCTCACTCTGATACCGGCTGTTGTGGTCGGTTCTGACGCCGTGGAGCTCCGCGTGGACTTGCTCCAAGACTATTCTGAAGAGTTCGTTGCACACCAGGTTGCGCTTCTTAGATCGGTGGCAGACGTGCCCATTATCTTCACTCTGCGCACACTGTCTCAGGGTGGAAAGTTCTCCGATGACGCCCATGATCAAGCCCTTGGTCTGTACCAAAAAGCAATCCGCATGGGGGTTGAGTTCATCGATGTCGAGATGACACTCCCAGAGCGAGTCATTCGAGCAGTCGTGGAGAACAAGGGACCCGCGCGTATCATTGCCTCCCACCATGATCCTCAGGGCAACTTGTCTTGGAAGAATGGTTCTTGGATCCCCTTCTACAACAAGGCCCTTCAATGGGGTGACGTGATCAAGTTGGTTGGTGTCGCCAAACGAATTGAAGACAACTATGACCTAGCCCAATTCAAGTTGGAGATGTTGTCTTCGCACAAAATCCCGATCATTGCGCTGAACATGGGGCAAGCTGGAAAGCTCAGCCGTGTCCTGAACGGCTGCCTCACCCCTGTCTCCCATCCCAGTTTGCCATTCAAAGCAGCCCCGGGGCAGTTGTCCGCGGCCGAGATCCGGCAAGCTTTGGCGTTGCTTGGTGACATTAACCCGCAAACCTACTATCTTTTCGGTAGTCCCATTGCAGCATCGAGATCACCTGCTCTGCACAATACTTTGTTCGATTTGGTCGGATTGCCGCACCATTACCTGCGCAAAGAAACGACTGACGCGGCCGATGTACGCGAGTTGATCCGAGCTCCCGACTTTGGCGGCGCTTCCGTGACAATCCCGCTCAAGCTCGACATTATGAAGGAAATTGACGAAGTCTCGGAGGCTGCTCGCATCATTGGCGCTGTCAACACTATCATCCCAGTATCAACCAGCGGAGACACGGCTAAGCTCATCGGTGACAACACTGACTGGTCAGGTATGGTTCACTCTCTTCAGTCGGCAGGTGTTTCGTCCCAATCGACAGAAGACGTTGAATCTTCTGCCATTGTTATTGGCTCAGGCGGAACAACAAGAGCCGCCATCTTCGCATTGCACGCACTTGGCTTCGGGCCTATCTACGCTCTAGCACGCAACAGTGGCAACCTGGAAGCCCTGAAGGCGTCGTTCCCCTCGGATTATCGGATCGAAGCTCTCAAGAATGCCAGCGAAGTTCCTGCACTAGCATCCTCGCCTACCGTTATGATCAGCACGATCCCTGCCGACAAGCCAGTTGATCCCTCGCTCCGAGAAACTCTCATGGCGGTATTGCGTCAAGACACGACAGTCGATAGGAAACGCGTCCTTCTTGAGATGGCCTACCAGCCTCGTCATACACCACTGATGCAATTGGCCGAGGACGCCGGGTGGGAGACCATCCCTGGCCTCGAGGTGCTCTCAGCTCAGGGCTGGTACCAGGTAAGTGAAT TTCCAGAAATGGACGGATATCACCCCTCTCTACCAGACTGCTCGCGCAGCCGTCTTGGGCGAGGAAGCGGCGTAGGATGGCTAGGGCACGCTGCAGGACCCGACCATTGA